From Triticum urartu cultivar G1812 chromosome 2, Tu2.1, whole genome shotgun sequence, a single genomic window includes:
- the LOC125540239 gene encoding geraniol 8-hydroxylase-like: MEAMVAVAVLVPWLAWLIVSFLSLYLLSLLAHARSGLPPGPRPLPLIGSIHLLGDKPHRSLARLAKIHGPLMSIRLGTVTTVVVSSPAMAREFLQRHDSVLATRSVPDATGKHAVGSVAWLPPVPRWRALRKIMATELFAPQRLDALHHLRSDKVRELTDHVARLAREGTPVNIGRVAFTTSLNLVSRTIFSIDLTSLGDHGRSKEFHEVITGIMEGLGTPNVSDFFPVLAPADLQGMRWRLARLFARLHAVFDAEVDQRLRGRDAGQPRKNDYLDVLLDLAASEDRKDLLDRETLRSHFTDLFAAGSDTNSSTVEWAMTELLQNRSSMAKVCDELAQVIGVRKNIEEADIARLPYLQAVIKETLRLHPPGPLLLPRQAKTTVKIEGYTIPMDSRLFINVWAIGRDKDVWTKPEKFMPERFLGSTIDFRGMDFELLPFGAGRRICPGITLAIWMVHVMLASLLNQFRWSLPVEMEHDGIDMEDQFGITLAKVVPLCIIATPI, from the exons ATGGAAGCAATGGTGGCCGTGGCTGTGCTTGTGCCTTGGCTAGCATGGCTCATCGTCTCTTTCCTTTCCCTCTACCTCCTCAGCCTGCTCGCGCACGCGCGCTCCGGCCTCCCTCCGGGCCCCCGCCCACTGCCGCTCATCGGCAGTATCCACCTTCTCGGCGACAAGCCGCACCGCTCTCTTGCTCGCTTAGCCAAGATACACGGCCCGCTCATGTCCATCCGCCTCGGCACGGTCACCACGGTCGTCGTCTCCTCCCCCGCCATGGCCCGGGAGTTCCTGCAGAGGCATGACTCCGTGCTCGCCACCCGGTCCGTGCCTGACGCCACCGGCAAGCACGCGGTAGGCTCCGTCGCTTGGCTGCCCCCCGTGCCACGGTGGCGCGCGCTCCGCAAGATAATGGCCACGGAGCTGTTCGCGCCGCAGCGGCTCGACGCGCTCCACCACCTCCGGAGCGACAAAGTGAGGGAGCTCACGGACCACGTCGCGCGGCTGGCGCGCGAGGGCACGCCGGTGAACATCGGCCGCGTGGCCTTCACGACGAGCCTGAACCTTGTCTCCCGAACCATCTTCTCCATCGACCTCACGAGCCTCGGTGACCACGGCCGCTCCAAGGAGTTCCatgaggtgatcacgggcatcaTGGAAGGCTTGGGGACCCCCAACGTGTCGGACTTCTTCCCGGTGCTGGCGCCGGCCGACCTGCAGGGCATGCGCTGGCGGTTGGCGCGGCTGTTTGCACGGCTGCACGCCGTGTTCGACGCCGAGGTGGACCAGAGGCTGCGCGGCCGCGACGCCGGCCAGCCCAGGAAGAACGACTACCTCGACGTGCTGCTCGACTTGGCGGCGAGTGAGGATCGGAAGGACCTGCTCGACCGTGAGACGCTACGCTCACATTTTACG GATTTGTTTGCTGCTGGTAGTGATACCAACTCTAGCACAGTGGAATGGGCAATGACCGAGCTTCTCCAAAACCGATCATCAATGGCTAAGGTTTGCGACGAGCTTGCACAAGTTATCGGCGTAAGAAAAAACATTGAAGAAGCTGACATTGCTCGGTTGCCCTATCTTCAAGCTGTCATAAAAGAGACTCTTCGACTCCACCCTCCTGGTCCATTGTTGTTGCCACGCCAAGCAAAAACAACTGTCAAAATAGAAGGTTACACAATACCCATGGATTCGCGCTTGTTCATAAACGTATGGGCAATAGGACGAGATAAAGATGTGTGGACTAAACCTGAGAAGTTTATGCCAGAGAGGTTCTTGGGATCGACTATTGACTTTAGGGGTATGGATtttgagctccttccatttggTGCGGGGCGTCGGATCTGCCCTGGAATAACATTGGCAATTTGGATGGTGCATGTGATGCTCGCTTCATTGTTAAATCAGTTTAGGTGGAGTCTCCCTGTTGAGATGGAACATGATGGGATTGATATGGAAGATCAGTTTGGCATTACACTAGCGAAGGTCGTGCCTCTTTGTATTATAGCAACACCAATTTGA